The DNA sequence ATTGCCGTCCTCAATTTTGGCCGTGATCGCACCGTTCTTGAGCATCTCGATGAGCAGTCGGGCGACTCTTTCCACCGTAATGCCGGACGCCCGCATCTCTTCATGCACCTCTGCCACCGATTTCGGTTCGATGCCGAGGTGCAGTGCCACACCCGCCTGTTCCGGCGTGAAGAGTTCCCGAAGAATGCGGAGCTCCACTCCCGATCTGGTGGCGGGAAACCCCACCGCC is a window from the Acidobacteriota bacterium genome containing:
- a CDS encoding 4Fe-4S ferredoxin; the protein is MENGDPIYVELQKHLDRQAVGFPATRSGVELRILRELFTPEQAGVALHLGIEPKSVAEVHEEMRASGITVERVARLLIEMLKNGAITAKIEDGN